The nucleotide window CTCCAAAAACGTCTTACCATTGACCCCAACGGCGGCGATGATATTTCTTCGCTGTATATGGACGATGGTTATTTGTTTTTCAATGTGAATCCGGTGGAAAAAAACATCGAAAACGACAGCATTGATTTGGAAATGCGTATTTATGAAGGTGCACAGGCAACCATTAACCGCATTATTGTAAAAGGAAACGATAAAACCAGCGAACACGTTATCCGCCGCGAACTCTTTACGCGTCCGGGCAGCCAGTTTAGTCGCAGCGACATTATCCGTTCCCAACGCCAGTTGGCGCAGTTGGGTTATTTCAATCCCGAAACCATCGGCATTGTGCCCAAACCAAATCCGGCAAACGGAACAGTGGATATAGAATACAGCGTAGAAGAACGCCCCTCCGACCAATTGGAGTTGTCGGCGGGTTGGGGTGGCACAGGTGTAATAGGCAGCGTGGGCGTTACATTTAATAATTTTTCGCTAAAAAAACTGCTTCACAGTGGTTTTATGCCTTTGCCCGCCGGCGATGGACAACGCCTGAGTTTGCGCGTACAAACCAATGGAAAACGCTATCAATCTGTCAATTTTTCTTTTACAGAGCCTTGGCTCGGCGGCAGAAAACCCAACGAACTCACTTTTTCCGTTTTTCGTACGCGCCAAGCTACCGGATTTACCACCGGATACGATTTTACGCCTACCAGTACTTTTACCAACACAGGGTTTGCAGTTACTACCGGTCGCCGCCTCAGTTGGCCAGATAATAATTTTGTGCTTATACATACTGCCAGTTATTCCAATTACAACTTGGATAATTTTGATACCGGATTTTTGGTATCTGACGGTTTGTTTCACAATATCAGCTTAGAAACCATTTTGCGCCGCAATTCGCTCGACCAAACCTTGTTTCCGCGCGGTGGCTCTAATATGTCGCTTTCTATGGAACTTACGCCTCCTTACTCTTTATTCAGCGAAAAGGATTATTCAACACTAAGCGATGCCGCCAAATACAAATTTCCTGAATATTTCAAATGGCGTTTTACTTCGGAGTGGTACACTTCTATTATAGGCAATTTAGTATTGCGCAGCTCTGCCAAAATGGGCTTTATGGGCTACTATAATTCCGATATAGGCTATGCTCCTTTTGAACGCTTTCAGGTGGGCGGCGATGGTTTGTCTAATTCTTTCAGCAATATTATTACCGGAAAAGACATTATCGCTTTGCGCGGCTACGAAGTAATTACGAGCAATTTGGTAGAGCGCGAAAATGGGGGTACTGCCGAAGTAGGCGATCCTTTCTTCCACAAATTTACCTTAGAGTTGCGCTATCCGTTCAGCCTCAATCCGAGCAGCACCATTTACGGATTGGCGTTTTTTGAAGCGGGTAATTCGTGGAGTAATTTCAAAGAATACAACCCCTTGCAGTTGCGCCGTTCGGTGGGTGTGGGTTTGCGCGTATTTTTGCCCATGTTTGGTTTGATGGGTGTGGACTACGGCGTAGGCTTCGACAAAGAGACTCAAACGCTTTCGGGTACATCTTTGGGCGGTTATTTAAGTTCTTACGGCAAATTCAGCTTTATTTTGGGCTTTGAGCCGGAATAATGCAGCGTTTTTTAGCGTTTCTTAACACAAAATAATCTTTACAAATACTAAACCTTTTTTATTACAGCTTATCATAATGGCATTATCACAAAAAACATTAAAAACAATGAATACTAAAAAATTATTGTTGGCACTTGCCCTTACAGTGGCTTCTTACGGAACTACATTTGCTCAAAAATTTGCTTATGTTGATGTGGAGTATATTTTGAGCCAAATGCCCGAATACAAACAAGCACAAACCGAATTAGATAATATCGCTGCCAAATGGCAAGAGGATATTCAGAAAAAAATGGACGACATTGATGCGATGTATAAATCGTATCAAGCCGATCAGGTGTTGCTCACTGACGATATGCGCCGCCGCCGTGAAGATGAAATTATGAATAAAGAAAAAGAGGTAAAAGATTTGCAAAAGAAAAAATTCGGCTACGAGGGCGAACTGTTTAAAAAACGTCAGGAATTGGTAAAGCCCGTACAGGATAAAGTATATAGCGAAATCCAAAAATTGGTAAAACAACGCGCCTACGACTTCATTTTTGACAAATCCAGCG belongs to Sphingobacteriales bacterium and includes:
- a CDS encoding OmpH family outer membrane protein; its protein translation is MNTKKLLLALALTVASYGTTFAQKFAYVDVEYILSQMPEYKQAQTELDNIAAKWQEDIQKKMDDIDAMYKSYQADQVLLTDDMRRRREDEIMNKEKEVKDLQKKKFGYEGELFKKRQELVKPVQDKVYSEIQKLVKQRAYDFIFDKSSGTVMLYSNSDYDMSNTVLKGLGITPKNENLSGDKKDEGGRK
- a CDS encoding outer membrane protein assembly factor BamA, yielding MSISAVSVFYSTFTSYLYLLKKYSLLFFLFLLWLCLPTAAVWAQEQNEQLNYTAPKEYEIGGIVVKGVEHLDESVLVSLSGLRVGDKIAVPGEPISNAVKALWKQGLFADVQIYASKIVGDVIFLEYRLQELPRLSRYRFNGVKKGEADELGDKVNLIAGKIVNQNLKSTAEIAIKRYFVDKGFLNVRVETISEKDTLRSNNVVLEFDIKRGSRVRIGEVVLNGNENFYDRNLKKKLKDTKERTSINPKAPFMIVKDALHTNIPHLLSNLSLSGTLNYLDDKIRLHPLSSSKFIRKDYEKDKLALIDFYNTKGYRDAYIVSDSVYQRDERNLTVQLNINEGKKYYFRNIEWSGNTKYTDEQLSNLLGIEKGDVYDQERLQKRLTIDPNGGDDISSLYMDDGYLFFNVNPVEKNIENDSIDLEMRIYEGAQATINRIIVKGNDKTSEHVIRRELFTRPGSQFSRSDIIRSQRQLAQLGYFNPETIGIVPKPNPANGTVDIEYSVEERPSDQLELSAGWGGTGVIGSVGVTFNNFSLKKLLHSGFMPLPAGDGQRLSLRVQTNGKRYQSVNFSFTEPWLGGRKPNELTFSVFRTRQATGFTTGYDFTPTSTFTNTGFAVTTGRRLSWPDNNFVLIHTASYSNYNLDNFDTGFLVSDGLFHNISLETILRRNSLDQTLFPRGGSNMSLSMELTPPYSLFSEKDYSTLSDAAKYKFPEYFKWRFTSEWYTSIIGNLVLRSSAKMGFMGYYNSDIGYAPFERFQVGGDGLSNSFSNIITGKDIIALRGYEVITSNLVERENGGTAEVGDPFFHKFTLELRYPFSLNPSSTIYGLAFFEAGNSWSNFKEYNPLQLRRSVGVGLRVFLPMFGLMGVDYGVGFDKETQTLSGTSLGGYLSSYGKFSFILGFEPE